Below is a window of Thermomicrobiales bacterium DNA.
ACGCACTCAAGCGCGCATCGACAGCGGCCAATTGCTGCCGCGCCATCGCCAGACCCAACCGCTCCACAATCGGCCGGGCGTGCGCAGCGTGCATCCGCGCGACCTGGTGCTCGTCGATTTGGGCCATCAACAACGAGAGGGACGCATGCGCCATCGCTTCCAGGTGGGAGATCTGGCACGCGGTGGCAAGATCGAGCGATGCCTCCAGCAAGGCTTGCGCATCGGCGGTGTTCCCCGCCGCGGCCGCGATCTCGCCCAGCAGCCGGTTGGCCCCAATATGCACGAGGGGTTGATCCGGGTCTCGCGCCAGTTCGATGGCGGAACGGGCCAGCTCGATGGCCCGCGCATCGTCACCCGCCGCCCGATGCCAACGCGCCCAGCGAAGCGTGCCTTCGGCCAGACCCCGGGTGGCGCCACTCCAGGCGAACCACCGGTCGAGTGTCTCCAGCCACCCGCGGGCTTCCGCCAGCGATCGTTGATCGATTGCCAGATCGGCGGCAATGATCATCACATCCGTCGATTCGGAGAAAAGCGTGGTTCCTGGAACCGTTGCCTGCCCGAGCGGAAGCGCCTGCGCGAGGGCGGCGCGCGCATCGGCAACGCGGCCTTGCGCTCGAGCGATGGCGGCAACGGTCACCACAACCTCCCGGCGGAGTAACGCCGCCCCATGGCTTGGGCTATCGCTGGCGATGCGTAACGCCTCATCCCAGGACCCATCGAGGAAATGCACCACCAGCATGGCGCGTTCCGGTGAAAGCTCCGCCGGGAACGATCCGGCCGCCCGGCTGAGCGCTTCGCTTGCCTCCCGTCCCAGCCTGCGCCGAAACTCGACATCGCGCGTCGCGAAGGGAATAACCGACTCGCGCAGCTCGCAGAGCATGGAAAACGCCATGACCGCATGATGATCGAGCGATGCGTACAGAGCGCGTCCGGCTTCGAAATGCGTCCGCGCTCCGGACGGGTCGCTCATATGCACCCGGGCAATCGCGGCTCCCAGGTGGCAATGCCCTCTCGCAGATGCCACCCAATTGCCGAGGGTCGATGTGTCGGCGGTCGCATCGAGAAACGGCTGGGCAACAGCTTCCGCCTCTTGAAACCGCCCGGCCATCGCAAGAAACATGGGCATCCCGCCGCGCCGGTGGTGCATGCCGCGCGCGCGCAGAACCTCGATGCCGCCATCGCTCTCACGCAGCGCTTGGCTATCGACGGACGGAAGCGAGTCGGCCATCCAGGGAACGCGGTCATCGGACGTGACCATGGTGGCATCGAGCTGCGTTTCCATACGCTCGATTCCGTCCACCATGTTCGTGATGCCGGGACCGAACTCCCCGCCGAAGAGCTGGATGATGCCGAGCGAATACCGGGCATCGGTTTCCAGCATCGCATCGCCAGTTCGCTGGCCGATTCGCTCGGCTTCCGCAATGGCTTCGACGGCTCGGTGACCGCTCCGATAGCGCTGCAACCGCGCCAGCCGATACAGGAGCCAACCCCGGGTTTGCTCAGACCCGCCGCTTTCTGCCAGGAGCGCGGCGGCCTGCTCGAACCGGTCGACCGCCGACAACCAGGCATACGACCGTTGCGCGGCATCCCCGGCCGCGATCAGCCATTCCGGCGCGCGGACATCCCCTGCCTGCACCAGGTGATACGCGATCGCGTCGGGATTCTGCATCCTCGATTCGATCAACGCATCGGCGATCTGCTGATGGAGGATCCGGCGCTTGGGCGGAAAAATGCCTTCATAGAGCGCGGATCGCGTCAGGGCGTGCACGAACATCACACGCGTCCCAGACGGACCGGCCTCGAGCACATGCGCGTCGACGGCATCCTCGATCGTTTCGAGCAGCTCGCTATCGGTCAGCTTCGCAACACGCGCCCACAGCTCGATCGGCACGTCGTGACCAATAACTGACGCAATTGCCAAACGATCCCGCGCCGTGGCGCCCAGTTTGTCGACGCGAAGGTCGATGACTTGCTGGACCAATGACGGCATCACCAGCCGATCGAGCTCGACTGGTTCCGTGCTGTTCGACCAGGATTGCACGATTCCCTCGTCGTCCAGACTGCGCAGGAGCTCCGTTGCGAAGAACGGGTTCCCTTCCGCGTGGATGCCCAGATAGCGAGCAAGCGTCTCTTCCTGTTGCTCAGGCAACCGCCATCTGGCTCGCACCAGATCCGTGAGCTCGGCTTCCGTCAACGGGCGCAAATCGAGCCGCAAACCGCCGGATTCCCGCAGGATCTGGGGCAACTGCTGATAGAACGGATTGCTGCGGGTGATCTCGTCGTCCCGGTAGGTCAGCAACAGCAGCACGCGTAACGACCCAATGCGCGGGGCGAGATAGCGCAGGAGCTCGAGACTGGCGGGATCGGCCCAGTGCAGATCCTCCAGGATGATCACCAGCGTGTTCGCTGCGGACGCCTGCGCCACATACTCCCGCACTTCGGCATAGAGCTTCGCCTGGTCGCTGATCGTTCCCAGAAATCCGCCTTCGAACGCCAGCGGGACTCTGGGGCCGTCTGCCCCCGATGGGGCGCTGGCAAAGAGATCGAGCCACGGTCCGTACGGCGGCGTGGTGGTGAGGTCATAGCACTGGCTCGTCAGGAATCGGAGGTTGGATCCGCTGGCGTCCTGCAGCAAATCGCGAACCAGCGTTGTCTTGCCGATCCCCGCCTCGCCGCCAACCAGCACCACCTGACCATGTCCGGCTTTGGCTCGCGCGAAGGTTTCGTGCAGGAACGCGCGTTCCTTCGTCCGGCCGACGACCATCGCTGGTGTTTGAAATGTGGGTACTCGGGATGTCATGCGATGTACCTGCCGGCCACGCAAAGGAATGTCGGCGTCGAACACGCCAAAGCACATCGTTCCACGTGGCTGGGGCTGTTTGGTCAGCCAATTGTGCGGTCGAGCGTCCAGTGCGTCAACGCGCGACTGGGAACCGTATCAGACCCGCGCACTCAACAGCGGCGTTCATCCGAATGGACTGCCAGCGGCACGTACTGGAACTCCGGCGCATGGTCGATGGCCAGGCTCCAGCAGCCATCCAGGGCGCGCCAGATGGGGCATTTCCGACCCTACGACCCATCCTACCCCTTCACGCTCCCGGCCGTCAGTCCAGCAATGAACTGGCGCGAGAGCAACACATACGCGATCAGCACCGGCAGGATCGAGATGATCACGCTGGCGAAGATGAGCCCCCATTCGGTCATGTACGATCCGCGGAACGCCATGATCGCCACCGGCAGGGTATACGCATCTTCCCGGGTGAGCAGGATCAGCCCCAGGAAGAAATCGTTCCACATCCAGACCCCGTTGAGAATGATCACCGCCGCCAGCGCCGGTCGCGTGAGCGGCAGCATGATGCGGGAAAAGATCTGGAAATGGCTCGCCCCATCGATTCGCGCAGCCTCCTCGAGATCCCGGGGCAGCGCGTTGAAGAAACCGACCATCACCAGCACCCCCAGCGGAATGCCGAGCACCGAATAGACCAGCACCAGCGACCAGATGCTTCCCAGCAACCCGGTTTGCCGCATGATCACGAAGATCGGGATGATGATCAGCTGCACCGGCACCACCAGACCGCCGATGAACGCCAGCCGGATCCAGCTCTTCCCCCGAAAATCGAACCGCGCCAGCCCATACGACGCCAGACACGCCAGAATGGTGCTGAAGAAGACCCCAAGCGACGTCGCGATCAGGCTGTTCAGCGAGGCGCGTTGCAGATTTGCGGTATCCCACGCCTTGCGATAGTTGAAGAAATCGAACTTCTCGGGCAGCCCATAGGGAGTCGCGAAAAACTCGTTCACCGTTTTGAACGATCCAAAGATCACCAGAATGATGGGAATCAGCACCACCAGGCTGACCGCGATCATGACCGTATACCAGGCCAACGTGGAAACCGGTTTGCGGATCGAACGCCAGAAACTCCAAAGCCCGCTCTGGCGCGGTGTGGTGTAGACCGCCGGAGCCGATCCGGCAAGCTCGCGACTCGTCATGATTTCACCGCCGATTCTCGCCGTCCCAGCAACCAGATGAGCAGTCCGGATATCGCCGCCAGGAAGAGGAAGAGCGTCACCCCTTCCGCCATGGCATAGCTGAACCGGGCCTGGCTGTTGAACGCGCCCTGCCCGAAGGCGTCGCTATAGATCAGCACCCCCAACACGAGGGTATGGCCGTCCGGCACCCCGGCGGGACCGCCCAGGATATAGATCAGATCGAACGCGCGGAAGATCAGAATAAAGGAGAGCACCGTCACGATCGTGAAGGCCGGCGCCAGCATCGGAAACGTAATGTCCCGGAAAGCGCGGAATCGGCCAGCCCCGTCGATCATGGCGGCGTGCTTCAGATCGTCCGGCACGTTCTGCAACCCCGCCAGATAGAGGATCACCGCCATCCCGTTCCATTGCCAGGCCATCACGATCATCACCGTGCGCAAAGCCCAGGCGGGATCGGATTGCCATTGGCGTTGCAACGATTCGAGCCCGATGTCGGCCAGGAACGGATTCACCGCGCCGATGATGGGATCGAGCATGATGATCCAGATGATGCCGGTGGCCACCGCTGACATGATCTGGGGCAGAAAGATGATGACCCGGAAGAAATGGGTCGCCGCGCCACGCCGGTTCAGCAGAATCGCCAGCCCCAGCGACACGGTGTTCTGAAAGACAAAGATGAAAATGAAGAGCCGAAACGAATTGCCGGCCGCCTGCCAGAACTTGTCCGAATGGGCGATGGTGCGGAAGTTCTGCTCCCAGACGATCGGCCCAAGCGGACCGCGCCCGCTCCAGTCATACAGACTGAGATAAAACGATCGGATCGTCGGCCAGATAAAGAGAATCGTATAGGCGAGCAGCCCAGGAAAAATGAACCAGAAGTAGGGCACATCGGGAAAGCGCCAGCCGCTTTCGGATCTCCCTCGGTTGTCTGAGGACACGCGAGCTGCTCCAGGTCGGGGGGGAAATAGGAAATAGGAAATAGGAAATAGGAAATGGGAAATGGGCAACGGGCAATGGGCAATGGGCAAGAGTGGCTGAAGTGAAGGAGCTCGGCTGCGGCCGGGGAGGGGAGCGCCAGTCAGTAACCGACGCTCCCCATCGACCTTCGTCTCCGGACTCCGGACTCCGGACTCCGTTAGGCCGCGCCAGACGGCTTGACCGCCGCCTGCTGCAGATCGCAGAACTCCTGCGCCGAGAT
It encodes the following:
- a CDS encoding AAA family ATPase, with the translated sequence MTSRVPTFQTPAMVVGRTKERAFLHETFARAKAGHGQVVLVGGEAGIGKTTLVRDLLQDASGSNLRFLTSQCYDLTTTPPYGPWLDLFASAPSGADGPRVPLAFEGGFLGTISDQAKLYAEVREYVAQASAANTLVIILEDLHWADPASLELLRYLAPRIGSLRVLLLLTYRDDEITRSNPFYQQLPQILRESGGLRLDLRPLTEAELTDLVRARWRLPEQQEETLARYLGIHAEGNPFFATELLRSLDDEGIVQSWSNSTEPVELDRLVMPSLVQQVIDLRVDKLGATARDRLAIASVIGHDVPIELWARVAKLTDSELLETIEDAVDAHVLEAGPSGTRVMFVHALTRSALYEGIFPPKRRILHQQIADALIESRMQNPDAIAYHLVQAGDVRAPEWLIAAGDAAQRSYAWLSAVDRFEQAAALLAESGGSEQTRGWLLYRLARLQRYRSGHRAVEAIAEAERIGQRTGDAMLETDARYSLGIIQLFGGEFGPGITNMVDGIERMETQLDATMVTSDDRVPWMADSLPSVDSQALRESDGGIEVLRARGMHHRRGGMPMFLAMAGRFQEAEAVAQPFLDATADTSTLGNWVASARGHCHLGAAIARVHMSDPSGARTHFEAGRALYASLDHHAVMAFSMLCELRESVIPFATRDVEFRRRLGREASEALSRAAGSFPAELSPERAMLVVHFLDGSWDEALRIASDSPSHGAALLRREVVVTVAAIARAQGRVADARAALAQALPLGQATVPGTTLFSESTDVMIIAADLAIDQRSLAEARGWLETLDRWFAWSGATRGLAEGTLRWARWHRAAGDDARAIELARSAIELARDPDQPLVHIGANRLLGEIAAAAGNTADAQALLEASLDLATACQISHLEAMAHASLSLLMAQIDEHQVARMHAAHARPIVERLGLAMARQQLAAVDARLSASQGASPNGLTPREMEVLKLAALGMTDAAIGEALFISPRTASQHLRSIYGKLGVSTRSAATRYALEHGLA
- a CDS encoding carbohydrate ABC transporter permease encodes the protein MTSRELAGSAPAVYTTPRQSGLWSFWRSIRKPVSTLAWYTVMIAVSLVVLIPIILVIFGSFKTVNEFFATPYGLPEKFDFFNYRKAWDTANLQRASLNSLIATSLGVFFSTILACLASYGLARFDFRGKSWIRLAFIGGLVVPVQLIIIPIFVIMRQTGLLGSIWSLVLVYSVLGIPLGVLVMVGFFNALPRDLEEAARIDGASHFQIFSRIMLPLTRPALAAVIILNGVWMWNDFFLGLILLTREDAYTLPVAIMAFRGSYMTEWGLIFASVIISILPVLIAYVLLSRQFIAGLTAGSVKG
- a CDS encoding sugar ABC transporter permease, which gives rise to MSSDNRGRSESGWRFPDVPYFWFIFPGLLAYTILFIWPTIRSFYLSLYDWSGRGPLGPIVWEQNFRTIAHSDKFWQAAGNSFRLFIFIFVFQNTVSLGLAILLNRRGAATHFFRVIIFLPQIMSAVATGIIWIIMLDPIIGAVNPFLADIGLESLQRQWQSDPAWALRTVMIVMAWQWNGMAVILYLAGLQNVPDDLKHAAMIDGAGRFRAFRDITFPMLAPAFTIVTVLSFILIFRAFDLIYILGGPAGVPDGHTLVLGVLIYSDAFGQGAFNSQARFSYAMAEGVTLFLFLAAISGLLIWLLGRRESAVKS